The proteins below come from a single Xyrauchen texanus isolate HMW12.3.18 chromosome 1, RBS_HiC_50CHRs, whole genome shotgun sequence genomic window:
- the LOC127648112 gene encoding NACHT, LRR and PYD domains-containing protein 1 homolog, protein MNALSEHFEGRFLDELLGKITSAMCPQVSDHDCKTCAEFMETDEWKFFEPSFEDTDRTFRALLKSGRYECSRTGLRIECSSDVQLEYLTCDWEQVNYTPEMDQFTPCGPLMDLKVISGELKEVYLPHSLCLGKSLQRDAVKVLHVEDSGVYFEECSLTRFHAKLLDLSFSPKGLLLRKGYTVFYHCETLIYHTLKSHLTLHVYLIPSDKQMKEAVTKKEEQMRSKFILKPEPQCKLQMNGRFTLKALDQTKTSDCNSDITPKVITFR, encoded by the exons ATGAATGCACTCTCTGAACACTTTGAAGGAAGATTTCTAGATGAACTACTGGGAAAGATAACCAGTGCGATGTGTCCACAAG TTTCAGACCATGATTGCAAAACTTGTGCCGAATTTATG gaaACGGACGAATGGAAGTTTTTTGAACCCTCTTTTGAAGACACAGATAGGACATTCAG GGCATTGCTAAAATCAGGGAGATATGAATGCAGTAGGACTGGTCTCCGTATTGAATGCTCTAGTGATGTTCAGCTGGAGTATCTTACATGTGACTGGGAACAAGTAAACTATACTCCAGAAATGGACCAGTTTACACCATGTGGCCCCTTAATGGATCTCAAAGTCATCTCAGGAGAGCTGAAGGAAGTCTATCTACCTCACTCCCTGTGTTTAG GAAAATCGTTGCAGAGAGATGCAGTGAAAGTTCTTCATGTTGAGGACAGTGGAGTTTATTTTGAGGAATGCTCATTGACTCGATTTCATGCCAAGCTTCTGGACCTCAGCTTTTCACCTAAAGGACTTCTTTTGAGGAAAGGCTACACTGTGTTTTATCATTGTGAAACACTGATATATCACACTTTGAAATCTCATCTAACCCTTCATGTTTACCTGATTCCAAGTGATAAACAAATGAAAGAG GCTGTTACAAAGAAAGAGGAACAGATGAGAAGTAAATTCATCTTAAAACCAGAACCTCAATGTAAGCTTCAGATGAATGGCCGGTTCACGCTGAAGGCACTGGATCAGACAAAGACATCAGATTGTAATTCGGACATCACACCAAAG GTGATTACCTTCAGATGA